A genome region from Alteripontixanthobacter maritimus includes the following:
- the lnt gene encoding apolipoprotein N-acyltransferase, giving the protein MARADYLPAPLTRYPRLTAIGAGLLAATGFPPLALWPIALLAVGIFAATIHAAPTARSAFVRGWLFGVAHFTLANNWIATAFTYQAEMPQFLGWLAVPLLSLYLAVYPALAALAAWWIIRRAGHANTSFLPFVAALSGTWIVTEWLRSWVFTGYAWDPLGLILLGGFERPGLAAVLPVIGTYALSGLVLLLGGGLWALVAERRWVAGVVTAALIVAGMFLPAGAMREGTLPFTLVQPDLRQPELDDPTRFEDQFQRITRLTLPMISADDRAGARSRRLVMWPESGVPDYLRDGYPQRYYDRATAAGDPAFARRRIGRVIGSESLLLTGSVDLEIEDGRAVGARNVVTALDGEGAIRASYAKAHLVPYGEYLALRWLLEPLGASRLVAGSIDFWPGPGPQTLDLGEYGQAGIQICYEIVFSGQVTDPDTRPDYIFNPSNDGWFGSWGPPQHLAQARMRAIEEGLPVLRSTTTGISAVIDARGVVRDHIGMHRAARMDGIVPPAHAPTLFSRLGNVLPLAWAILLIGLSILASRRWHR; this is encoded by the coding sequence ATGGCGCGAGCCGACTATCTTCCGGCACCGCTGACCCGCTATCCCCGGCTGACTGCAATCGGTGCGGGGCTGCTGGCGGCGACCGGTTTCCCGCCCTTGGCCTTGTGGCCAATTGCCTTGCTGGCTGTCGGGATTTTCGCGGCGACCATCCACGCGGCGCCGACGGCTCGATCCGCCTTTGTCCGCGGCTGGCTGTTCGGGGTGGCGCATTTTACGCTTGCGAATAACTGGATCGCTACCGCATTCACCTATCAGGCGGAAATGCCCCAGTTCCTGGGCTGGCTCGCCGTGCCTCTGCTATCGCTCTACCTCGCCGTCTATCCCGCGCTGGCAGCGCTGGCCGCATGGTGGATCATACGGCGCGCGGGCCATGCGAACACGTCCTTCCTCCCGTTTGTTGCTGCTCTATCCGGCACCTGGATCGTAACCGAATGGCTGCGTAGCTGGGTGTTTACCGGATATGCCTGGGATCCGCTGGGGCTGATATTGCTGGGCGGATTCGAACGGCCCGGACTGGCGGCAGTGCTGCCGGTTATAGGGACGTATGCGCTTTCCGGCCTCGTGCTTTTGTTGGGCGGCGGACTGTGGGCCTTGGTGGCGGAACGGCGCTGGGTTGCGGGCGTAGTAACCGCGGCGCTGATTGTGGCGGGTATGTTCCTTCCAGCGGGGGCGATGCGCGAAGGTACTTTGCCGTTTACCTTGGTACAGCCCGATTTGCGCCAGCCCGAACTCGACGATCCGACGCGTTTCGAAGATCAGTTCCAGCGGATCACCCGGCTGACCCTGCCCATGATATCCGCCGACGACCGGGCCGGTGCAAGAAGCCGCCGGCTGGTCATGTGGCCCGAATCGGGTGTGCCGGATTATCTCCGGGACGGCTATCCTCAGCGCTATTACGACCGGGCAACGGCCGCCGGCGATCCTGCATTTGCACGCCGCCGTATCGGCCGTGTCATCGGCTCGGAAAGTTTGCTGCTGACCGGATCGGTCGATCTGGAAATCGAGGATGGCCGCGCAGTCGGTGCCCGTAATGTCGTGACCGCGCTTGACGGGGAAGGCGCGATTCGCGCCAGCTATGCCAAGGCGCATTTGGTCCCCTATGGCGAGTATCTGGCGCTTCGCTGGCTGCTCGAACCGCTGGGTGCGTCACGGCTGGTGGCAGGCTCGATCGATTTTTGGCCGGGGCCGGGTCCGCAAACGCTCGACCTCGGGGAATATGGACAGGCGGGCATCCAGATCTGTTACGAGATCGTGTTTTCCGGACAGGTAACCGATCCGGACACGCGGCCCGATTATATCTTCAACCCGTCCAACGATGGCTGGTTCGGAAGTTGGGGGCCGCCGCAACACCTGGCGCAGGCGCGAATGCGCGCCATCGAGGAAGGGTTGCCGGTCCTGCGTTCCACCACCACCGGTATCAGCGCGGTTATCGATGCGCGCGGTGTGGTGCGCGACCATATCGGGATGCACCGCGCCGCGCGGATGGACGGGATCGTGCCACCCGCCCATGCCCCTACGCTGTTCTCGCGGCTTGGTAATGTCCTGCCGCTTGCATGGGCGATCCTGCTGATTGGATTATCCATTCTTGCCAGTCGCCGCTGGCACCGCTAA
- a CDS encoding DUF4167 domain-containing protein, which translates to MNNNRNNNRRRGRSNRQQPGGGNELNRIDSRARGNAPQLLDKYKKLAQDAHHHGDRVQQEYYLQFADHYFRVIADNKALQDEQRARKQDDRGAQQDTGSGDSDDSRSDNRSDNRSDNRGRRGGNTPGGNTRQGRPNRNDRSNQNDQSEGQRDGQRESQREGQRGNEDDAPRAPRPRRTNANRDDANDGNGAADTRDAGSDAKNDDSATAEARPRAPRKPSVRKAPARRPGAETADGGAEIDAAVLPPSISADRGGAADGADDKPAAKPAPRRRVRKPVAEADGPLGAS; encoded by the coding sequence TTGAACAACAATCGTAACAACAATCGCCGTCGGGGCCGTAGCAATCGGCAGCAGCCCGGCGGTGGTAACGAACTTAATCGTATCGACAGCCGCGCGCGGGGCAACGCCCCGCAGTTGCTCGATAAATACAAGAAGCTGGCGCAGGATGCGCACCATCATGGTGATCGGGTGCAGCAGGAATATTACTTGCAATTCGCCGATCATTATTTCCGCGTAATCGCCGACAACAAGGCGTTGCAGGACGAGCAGCGCGCACGGAAACAGGACGATCGCGGCGCTCAGCAGGATACAGGCAGTGGCGATAGTGACGATAGTCGCAGCGACAACCGCTCCGATAATCGCTCTGATAATCGCGGGCGTCGTGGTGGAAACACCCCTGGCGGGAATACACGCCAGGGCCGCCCCAACCGGAACGACCGCTCCAATCAAAATGACCAGAGTGAAGGTCAACGCGACGGTCAACGCGAAAGCCAGCGTGAGGGCCAGCGCGGGAACGAAGATGATGCGCCTCGCGCACCGCGTCCCCGCCGCACAAATGCCAATCGCGACGATGCGAATGACGGCAATGGTGCGGCTGATACCCGCGATGCCGGAAGCGATGCAAAGAACGATGATTCAGCGACGGCAGAAGCGCGCCCCCGCGCCCCGCGCAAGCCTTCCGTTCGCAAGGCTCCTGCACGCCGGCCTGGCGCAGAAACAGCCGACGGCGGGGCGGAAATCGATGCGGCGGTTTTGCCTCCCTCGATCAGCGCCGACAGAGGCGGCGCGGCCGACGGCGCGGATGACAAGCCCGCTGCAAAACCGGCCCCGCGCCGCCGTGTGCGCAAGCCCGTAGCTGAGGCCGACGGCCCGCTCGGGGCTTCCTGA
- the prmC gene encoding peptide chain release factor N(5)-glutamine methyltransferase, with translation MRDAAAQLADTSDTARLDAELLMGHALGIDRSTLLLDRMADNTPPIFAELVARRAAHEPVAYIIGEAEFYGRTFAVNSDVLIPRSDTETLIDAVAGDERLRELARATGARILDCGTGSGALLLTLLAEYPQATGMGVERSLGAVTLAALNAARLGVADRAQIDHLDWHDPNWCDGLGRFSLIVANPPYVETEASLAPGVARFEPVGALYAGVDGLDDYRVLIPRFRALLRDDGAVLLEIGRDQAQAVAKLAESAGFQTELRRDLAGRPRVLILQSPT, from the coding sequence GTGCGTGACGCAGCCGCGCAATTGGCCGATACCTCCGACACGGCACGTCTCGACGCCGAACTGCTGATGGGTCACGCCCTGGGCATCGATCGTTCGACCCTACTGCTGGACCGAATGGCAGATAATACGCCGCCGATATTCGCAGAGCTGGTCGCCCGCCGCGCCGCGCACGAACCCGTGGCCTACATCATCGGCGAGGCGGAGTTCTATGGTCGGACGTTCGCGGTAAATTCCGATGTCCTCATCCCGCGCAGCGACACCGAAACCTTGATCGATGCCGTGGCCGGGGACGAGCGACTGCGCGAGCTGGCTAGGGCTACCGGAGCGCGAATCCTCGATTGCGGGACAGGATCGGGCGCGCTGTTGTTGACGTTGCTGGCGGAATATCCGCAAGCTACCGGGATGGGCGTGGAGCGCAGCCTTGGGGCAGTGACTCTCGCCGCACTCAACGCGGCACGGCTGGGCGTGGCGGACCGCGCACAGATCGATCATCTCGACTGGCACGATCCCAATTGGTGTGACGGGCTGGGCCGGTTCTCGCTTATCGTGGCCAATCCACCTTACGTGGAAACGGAGGCGTCGCTTGCGCCCGGCGTTGCCCGGTTCGAACCAGTCGGCGCGCTATATGCAGGCGTTGACGGGCTGGACGATTACCGGGTGCTGATACCCCGGTTCCGTGCCCTTTTGCGGGACGACGGCGCGGTGTTGCTGGAAATCGGCCGGGACCAGGCGCAGGCGGTCGCAAAACTGGCAGAGAGCGCCGGATTTCAGACCGAACTGCGCCGAGATCTGGCAGGTCGCCCGCGTGTATTGATATTGCAATCACCGACTTAA